CCTGGAGGCCGCCCTGTGGGCCTTTCATACCACCGACGACTTCGAGACCGGTGCGCTGGCCGCCGTCAACCTCGGCGACGACGCCGATACCACCGGCGCCATCTACGGCCAGCTGGCCGGGGCCTTCTATGGCGCCGATGCCATTCCCCGCTCCTGGCGCGAACGCCTGGCCCGGGCCGAGACCATCACTGCCATGGCCGACGGCCTGCTGGCATTGTCCATCCGGCTGGCCAAAGGGACCGAAGACCGACTGGAGAAGGCGGCACCATGACGGACGACGAACACATCCCACTGACCTTCGAGGAGGCCGAGGGTCACCTGCGCCGGCAGATCGCCCGGTGCGAGGACCGTGCGACCCGGGAGGCGCTCACGTTAGATCGGGTGGTCCTTTACAGCCGCGCGGGACACCACGCCGAGGCCAGGCAGCTGGTGCGCGAACTCCTCAGGACCCCGGCGAACCCGGCGGACGAGGCCCGGTACTTGCTCAACCTCGGCCAGCTTCAGGAGCAGACGGAGGACTTCCAGGATGCCCGGGACAGCTACCTGCGGGGCCTGACGCTGGACGCGGGCGAGGCCGGGGTGCGCTACCTGCTCAACAACAATCTCGGCTACACCCTCAACCAGCTCGGGGAGTACGAGGCCGCACAGGCATACTGTATCAAGGCCATCGAGATCGACCCGGCCCGCCACAACGCCTGGAAGAACCTGGGCGCCTCGTTTGAAGGGCAGGGCCGGCCAGCAGCGGCTGCCGGGATGTACCTCAAGGCCGCCGAACTACACCCCCGGGATCCCCGGGCGCTGTGCCACC
The Gammaproteobacteria bacterium DNA segment above includes these coding regions:
- a CDS encoding tetratricopeptide repeat protein translates to MTDDEHIPLTFEEAEGHLRRQIARCEDRATREALTLDRVVLYSRAGHHAEARQLVRELLRTPANPADEARYLLNLGQLQEQTEDFQDARDSYLRGLTLDAGEAGVRYLLNNNLGYTLNQLGEYEAAQAYCIKAIEIDPARHNAWKNLGASFEGQGRPAAAAGMYLKAAELHPRDPRALCHLVELVAQHPEVPAEVADFDQRLDHCRRRAEAANGNA